From Halichoerus grypus chromosome 6, mHalGry1.hap1.1, whole genome shotgun sequence, one genomic window encodes:
- the SCAF11 gene encoding protein SCAF11 isoform X2 yields the protein MKKKTIYTLNVGDQEYEDMEGEENKDNTATTGLLYSEADRCPICLNCLLEKEVGFPESCNHVFCMTCILKWAEILASCPVDRKPFQAVFKLSALEGCVKVQVKRQLRETKDKKTESSLKKQLSCCENSKSCMRKKVLKEDLLNAKLNDLKMTHRNSAHSEMEGKKNAAIKINKPRRSNQCTSQCFRNIFSNMFSSGSHTGESSFTCRTYCTEFIEIDEMSALIRQKRQELELSWFPHTSPGIGRIGFIPWNIETQVLPLISSVLPRTIFPTSTISLENFGTSCKGYALAHTQEGEEKKQTSGTSNTRGTRRKPAATTPTRRSTRNTRAETVSQSQRSPVSNNSGCDAPDNNNPSVSVSSSAASEKQTRQAPKRKSVRRGRKPPLLKKKLRSSIPPPEKSSSSESVDEETAESDTPPVLEKELQSDVDSSHSCAVQASVENESANDLRSCNEQVEESEEHTENHDTEEAVESSYSESHTQDPPVLVGEEEDIQKVENTTIEANVLCLESETPKKISGKGDDPLEDQDQTSGPSESEVKVDKCTNHRSNDFLTCSGSEIKVDEPVPSLGELPENAESVVNEEKVMQSPVVEIIDHKDSTVKTGQLVDSPKLESSEGKIMQTVDKKSIECSEVQLPGHVETEDVEVIAACDTSENENSNSIQDSENNLLKNNLNTKLDKCSGEKTESPIEHPTSTELPNTHIEQIQKHFSEDNNEMIPMECDSFCSDQNESEVEPSVNADTKQLNENSVEHSSQSNTPSSDPASGKAETVSQPSESPGDVIEKAKKPRTRRSRFHSPSTTWSPNKDTAREKKRSQSPSPKRETGKESRKSQSQSPKKESARGRRKSRSQSPKQDIARERRRSQSRSPKRDSTREGKRSVSLSPRRDTSRENRRSQSRVKDSSPREKSRSRSRERESDRDGPRRDRDRERRTRRWSRSRSRSRSPSRSRTKIKSSSFGRNDRDTYSPRWKERWANDGWRCPRGNDRYRKNDPEKQNENTRKEKNDSSDADDPNSADKHRNDCPSWVTEKINSGPDPRTRNPEKLKDSHWEENRNENSGNSWNKNFGSGWMSNRGRGNRGRGTYRGGFAYTDQNENRWQNRKPLSGNSNSSGNESFKFVEQQPYKRKNEQEFSFDTPADRSGWTSASSWAVRKTLPADVQNYYSRRGRNSSGPQSGWMRQEEETTEQDSNLKDQTNQHGDGSQLPINMMQPQMNVMQQQMNAQQPMNIFPYPVGVHAPLMNIQRNPFNIHPQLPLHLHTGVPLMQVAAPTSVSQGLPPPPPPPPPCQQVSYIASQPDGKQLQGIPSASHVSNNMSTPVLPAPTAAPGNSGIVQGPSSGNTSSSSHSKSSNAAVKLTESKKLQIQEKAAQEVKLAIKPFYQNKDITKEEYKEIVRKAVDKVCHSKSGEVNSTKVANLVKAYVDKYKYSRKGSQKKTLEEPVSTEKNIG from the exons GTTCAAGTAAAAAGACAGTTGAGagaaacaaaagacaagaaaactgaaagcTCTTTAAAGAAGCAGCTCTCCTGTTGTGAAAATTCTAAAAGCTGTATGAG aaaaaaagtcctaaaagaaGATCTGTTAAATGCAAAACTTAATGACTTGAAGATGACACATA GAAATTCTGCACACagtgaaatggaaggaaagaaaaatgcagcaattaaaataaataag cCTCGAAGATCAAATCAGTGTACCAGTCAGtgcttcagaaatattttctccaatatgttttcttctggtaGTCACACTGGAGAATCTTCTTTTACCTGTAGAACTTACTG TACAGAATTTATAGAGATCGATGAAATGAGTGCATTGATTAGACAGAAGAGACAGGAATTGGAATTGTCATGGTTTCCTCATACATCACCTGGAAttggaag AATTGGTTTTATACCCTGGAATATTGAAACACAAGTGCTTCCTCTCATCTCTTCTGTGTTGCCAAGAACTATTTTTCCAACAAGTACCATATCTTTAGAAAATTTTG gtACCTCTTGCAAGGGATATGCATTAGCACATActcaagaaggagaagagaagaagcaAACTTCTGGTACATCAAACACCAGAGGAACAAGACGAAAACCTGCAGCAACAACTCCTACAAGGAGATCGACACGTAACACAAGAGCTGAAACAGTCAGTCAGTCTCAGAGATCCCCAGTATCAAATAATTCTGGGTGTGATGCCCCAGATAACAACAATCCATCTGTAAGTGTTTCCTCTTCAGCTGCGTCAGAAAAGCAGACAAGACAGGCTCCAAAACGGAAAtctgtaagaagaggaagaaaaccacCTTTATTGAAAAAGAAACTTAGGAGCTCTATACCTCCCCCTGAAAAATCATCTTCCAGTGAGTCAGTAGATGAAGAAACAGCAGAATCTGACACACCACCTGTGTTAGAGAAAGAGCTCCAGTCAGATGTAGACAGTAGTCACAGTTGTGCTGTGCAGGCCAGTGTAGAAAATGAGTCTGCTAATGACTTGAGAAGTTGCAACGAGCAGGTAGAAGAAAGTGAGGAACATACTGAGAACCATGATACAGAGGAAGCAGTGGAATCTTCATATTCTGAGTCTCATACCCAAGATCCTCCTGTACTAGTTGGAGAGGAAGAGGACATTCAAAAAGTTGAGAATACAACTATAGAGGCTAATGTTTTATGTTTAGAAAGTGAGACTCCTAAAAAGATTTCTGGAAAAGGAGATGATCCATTAGAAGATCAAGACCAAACATCTGGACCTTCAGAATCAGAGGTAAAGGTGGATAAATGTACAAATCATCGTTCAAATGATTTTCTTACATGTTCAGGATCTGAAATTAAAGTAGACGAACCTGTACCAAGCTTAGGTGAGTTACCAGAGAATGCAGAGTCAGTGGTTAATGAAGAAAAAGTTATGCAGAGTCCTGTAGTAGAAATTATTGATCATAAAGATTCAACAGTAAAAACAGGACAGCTTGTAGACAGCCCTAAATTAGAATCTTCAGAGGGTAAAATTATGCAAACAGTGGACAAAAAATCCATAGAGTGCTCAGAGGTTCAATTGCCTGGGCATGTTGAAACTGAAGATGTAGAAGTAATTGCAGCATGTGATACTTCAGAGAATGAAAATTCCAATAGTATTCAAGactctgaaaataatttattaaaaaataatcttaatacCAAATTAGACAAATGTTCAGGAGAAAAGACTGAATCTCCTATTGAACATCCCACATCTACAGAATTGCCTAACACACACATTGAACAAATTCAGAAGCATTTTAGTGAGGACAATAATGAAATGATACCTATGGAATGTGATTCATTTTGCAGTGACCAGAATGAATCTGAAGTTGAACCTTCTGTAAATGCTGATACTAAACAATTGAATGAAAATTCTGTGGAGCACAGTTCTCAGAGTAATACGCCATCTTCTGATCCTGCCAGTGGAAAAGCTGAAACTGTATCTCAACCATCTGAAAGCCCAGGAGACGTGATAGAGAAAGCCAAAAAGCCTCGTACCCGAAGATCTAGATTTCACTCCCCCTCTACAACTTGGTCTCCCAACAAAGATACTGCACGAGAAAAGAAGCGGTCTCAGTCTCCATCTCCCAaaagagaaactggaaaagaaagcaggaagtcTCAATCACAGTCTCCCAAGAAAGAATCTGCAAGAGGACGTAGAAAATCTCGTTCTCAGTCCCCAAAACAGGATATCGCAAGAGAAAGGAGACGATCTCAGTCTAGATCTCCAAAAAGAGATAGTACAAGGGAAGGCAAAAGATCTGTATCACTCTCCCCCAGAAGAGACACTTCTAGAGAAAACAGAAGATCTCAGTCAAGAGTGAAAGATTCCTCCCCAAGGGAAAAATCCAGGTCCcggagcagagaaagagaaagtgatagAGATGGGCCAAGGAGAGATCGAGATCGAGAAAGGAGAACCAGAAGATGGTCTAGATCCAGATCTCGTTCTAGGTCACCATCAAGATCTAGAACAAAAATTAAGAGTTCATCATTTGGTAGAAATGACAGAGACACTTACTCTCCTCGGTGGAAGGAAAGATGGGCAAATGATGGTTGGAGATGTCCACGAGGAAATGATCGGTACAGAAAGAAtgacccagagaaacagaatgaaaatacaagaaaggaaaaaaatgacagttCAGATGCTGATGATCCAAATTCTGCTGACAAACACAGAAATGACTGTCCCAGTTGggtaacagaaaaaataaattctgggcCTGATCCAAGGACCAGGAATCCAGAAAAGTTAAAAGATTCTcactgggaagaaaacagaaatgaaaattcaggGAATTCTTGGAATAAAAACTTTGGTTCAGGTTGGATGTCTAACCGTGGTAGAGGTAACCGTGGCAGAGGCACTTACAGAGGTGGTTTTGCCTATACAGATCAAAATGAAAATCGGTGGCAAAACCGAAAACCCCTCTCAGGGAATTCAAATAGTTCAGGGAATGAGTCTTTCAAGTTTGTGGAACAACAACCCTATAAACGGAAAAATGAGCAAGAGTTTTCATTTGATACACCAGCAGATAGATCTGGGTGGACATCTGCATCTAGTTGGGCTGTGAGAAAGACTCTACCGGCAGATGTGCAAAACTATTATTCCCGACGAGGGAGGAATTCTTCAGGTCCACAGTCTGGATGGATGAGACAAGAAGAGGAAACAACTGAACAAG atTCTAACCTAAAAGACCAAACAAACCAACATGGAGATGGTTCTCAGCTACCTATAAATATGATGCAGCCACAAATGAATGTAATGCAGCAACAGATGAATGCACAACAGCCTATGAATATCTTCCCATATCCAGTGGGTGTTCATGCTCCTTTGATGAACATCCAGCGCAACCCATTTAACATTCATCCTCAGCTACCCTTGCATCTGCACACAGGCGTGCCTCTCATGCAGGTAGCTGCTCCTACCAGTGTATCTCAGGGACTCCCACcgccaccaccccctcccccaccatgccaACAAGTCAGCTACATTGCTTCACAGCCAGATGGAAAGCAATTGCAG GGTATTCCTAGTGCTTCTCATGTAAGTAACAACATGAGTACACCAGTCTTGCCTGCTCcaacagcagccccaggaaattcGGGAATAGTTCAGGGACCAAGTTCTGGTAATACTTCGTCATCAAGTCACAGCAAATCCTCTAATGCTGCTGTAAAATTGACAGAAAGCAAA AAATTACAAATCCAAGAAAAAGCAGCACAGGAGGTAAAATTGGCCATTAAGccattttaccaaaataaagatATCACCAAGGAGGAATATAAAGAGATTGTACGGAAAGCAGTGGATAAA GTTTGTCATAGTAAGAGTGGAGAAGTAAATTCTACTAAAGTGGCAAATCTGGTTAAAGCCTATGTAGACAAATACAAATATTCACGGAAGGGAAGCCAAAAGAAAACTCTGGAAGAACCTGTGTCTACCGAAAAAAACATAGGTTGA
- the SCAF11 gene encoding protein SCAF11 isoform X1: MKKKTIYTLNVGDQEYEDMEGEENKDNTATTGLLYSEADRCPICLNCLLEKEVGFPESCNHVFCMTCILKWAEILASCPVDRKPFQAVFKLSALEGCVKVQVKRQLRETKDKKTESSLKKQLSCCENSKSCMRKKVLKEDLLNAKLNDLKMTHRNSAHSEMEGKKNAAIKINKPRRSNQCTSQCFRNIFSNMFSSGSHTGESSFTCRTYCTEFIEIDEMSALIRQKRQELELSWFPHTSPGIGRIGFIPWNIETQVLPLISSVLPRTIFPTSTISLENFGTSCKGYALAHTQEGEEKKQTSGTSNTRGTRRKPAATTPTRRSTRNTRAETVSQSQRSPVSNNSGCDAPDNNNPSVSVSSSAASEKQTRQAPKRKSVRRGRKPPLLKKKLRSSIPPPEKSSSSESVDEETAESDTPPVLEKELQSDVDSSHSCAVQASVENESANDLRSCNEQVEESEEHTENHDTEEAVESSYSESHTQDPPVLVGEEEDIQKVENTTIEANVLCLESETPKKISGKGDDPLEDQDQTSGPSESEVKVDKCTNHRSNDFLTCSGSEIKVDEPVPSLGELPENAESVVNEEKVMQSPVVEIIDHKDSTVKTGQLVDSPKLESSEGKIMQTVDKKSIECSEVQLPGHVETEDVEVIAACDTSENENSNSIQDSENNLLKNNLNTKLDKCSGEKTESPIEHPTSTELPNTHIEQIQKHFSEDNNEMIPMECDSFCSDQNESEVEPSVNADTKQLNENSVEHSSQSNTPSSDPASGKAETVSQPSESPGDVIEKAKKPRTRRSRFHSPSTTWSPNKDTAREKKRSQSPSPKRETGKESRKSQSQSPKKESARGRRKSRSQSPKQDIARERRRSQSRSPKRDSTREGKRSVSLSPRRDTSRENRRSQSRVKDSSPREKSRSRSRERESDRDGPRRDRDRERRTRRWSRSRSRSRSPSRSRTKIKSSSFGRNDRDTYSPRWKERWANDGWRCPRGNDRYRKNDPEKQNENTRKEKNDSSDADDPNSADKHRNDCPSWVTEKINSGPDPRTRNPEKLKDSHWEENRNENSGNSWNKNFGSGWMSNRGRGNRGRGTYRGGFAYTDQNENRWQNRKPLSGNSNSSGNESFKFVEQQPYKRKNEQEFSFDTPADRSGWTSASSWAVRKTLPADVQNYYSRRGRNSSGPQSGWMRQEEETTEQDSNLKDQTNQHGDGSQLPINMMQPQMNVMQQQMNAQQPMNIFPYPVGVHAPLMNIQRNPFNIHPQLPLHLHTGVPLMQVAAPTSVSQGLPPPPPPPPPCQQVSYIASQPDGKQLQGIPSASHVSNNMSTPVLPAPTAAPGNSGIVQGPSSGNTSSSSHSKSSNAAVKLTESKVSVTVEASADSSKTDKKLQIQEKAAQEVKLAIKPFYQNKDITKEEYKEIVRKAVDKVCHSKSGEVNSTKVANLVKAYVDKYKYSRKGSQKKTLEEPVSTEKNIG; encoded by the exons GTTCAAGTAAAAAGACAGTTGAGagaaacaaaagacaagaaaactgaaagcTCTTTAAAGAAGCAGCTCTCCTGTTGTGAAAATTCTAAAAGCTGTATGAG aaaaaaagtcctaaaagaaGATCTGTTAAATGCAAAACTTAATGACTTGAAGATGACACATA GAAATTCTGCACACagtgaaatggaaggaaagaaaaatgcagcaattaaaataaataag cCTCGAAGATCAAATCAGTGTACCAGTCAGtgcttcagaaatattttctccaatatgttttcttctggtaGTCACACTGGAGAATCTTCTTTTACCTGTAGAACTTACTG TACAGAATTTATAGAGATCGATGAAATGAGTGCATTGATTAGACAGAAGAGACAGGAATTGGAATTGTCATGGTTTCCTCATACATCACCTGGAAttggaag AATTGGTTTTATACCCTGGAATATTGAAACACAAGTGCTTCCTCTCATCTCTTCTGTGTTGCCAAGAACTATTTTTCCAACAAGTACCATATCTTTAGAAAATTTTG gtACCTCTTGCAAGGGATATGCATTAGCACATActcaagaaggagaagagaagaagcaAACTTCTGGTACATCAAACACCAGAGGAACAAGACGAAAACCTGCAGCAACAACTCCTACAAGGAGATCGACACGTAACACAAGAGCTGAAACAGTCAGTCAGTCTCAGAGATCCCCAGTATCAAATAATTCTGGGTGTGATGCCCCAGATAACAACAATCCATCTGTAAGTGTTTCCTCTTCAGCTGCGTCAGAAAAGCAGACAAGACAGGCTCCAAAACGGAAAtctgtaagaagaggaagaaaaccacCTTTATTGAAAAAGAAACTTAGGAGCTCTATACCTCCCCCTGAAAAATCATCTTCCAGTGAGTCAGTAGATGAAGAAACAGCAGAATCTGACACACCACCTGTGTTAGAGAAAGAGCTCCAGTCAGATGTAGACAGTAGTCACAGTTGTGCTGTGCAGGCCAGTGTAGAAAATGAGTCTGCTAATGACTTGAGAAGTTGCAACGAGCAGGTAGAAGAAAGTGAGGAACATACTGAGAACCATGATACAGAGGAAGCAGTGGAATCTTCATATTCTGAGTCTCATACCCAAGATCCTCCTGTACTAGTTGGAGAGGAAGAGGACATTCAAAAAGTTGAGAATACAACTATAGAGGCTAATGTTTTATGTTTAGAAAGTGAGACTCCTAAAAAGATTTCTGGAAAAGGAGATGATCCATTAGAAGATCAAGACCAAACATCTGGACCTTCAGAATCAGAGGTAAAGGTGGATAAATGTACAAATCATCGTTCAAATGATTTTCTTACATGTTCAGGATCTGAAATTAAAGTAGACGAACCTGTACCAAGCTTAGGTGAGTTACCAGAGAATGCAGAGTCAGTGGTTAATGAAGAAAAAGTTATGCAGAGTCCTGTAGTAGAAATTATTGATCATAAAGATTCAACAGTAAAAACAGGACAGCTTGTAGACAGCCCTAAATTAGAATCTTCAGAGGGTAAAATTATGCAAACAGTGGACAAAAAATCCATAGAGTGCTCAGAGGTTCAATTGCCTGGGCATGTTGAAACTGAAGATGTAGAAGTAATTGCAGCATGTGATACTTCAGAGAATGAAAATTCCAATAGTATTCAAGactctgaaaataatttattaaaaaataatcttaatacCAAATTAGACAAATGTTCAGGAGAAAAGACTGAATCTCCTATTGAACATCCCACATCTACAGAATTGCCTAACACACACATTGAACAAATTCAGAAGCATTTTAGTGAGGACAATAATGAAATGATACCTATGGAATGTGATTCATTTTGCAGTGACCAGAATGAATCTGAAGTTGAACCTTCTGTAAATGCTGATACTAAACAATTGAATGAAAATTCTGTGGAGCACAGTTCTCAGAGTAATACGCCATCTTCTGATCCTGCCAGTGGAAAAGCTGAAACTGTATCTCAACCATCTGAAAGCCCAGGAGACGTGATAGAGAAAGCCAAAAAGCCTCGTACCCGAAGATCTAGATTTCACTCCCCCTCTACAACTTGGTCTCCCAACAAAGATACTGCACGAGAAAAGAAGCGGTCTCAGTCTCCATCTCCCAaaagagaaactggaaaagaaagcaggaagtcTCAATCACAGTCTCCCAAGAAAGAATCTGCAAGAGGACGTAGAAAATCTCGTTCTCAGTCCCCAAAACAGGATATCGCAAGAGAAAGGAGACGATCTCAGTCTAGATCTCCAAAAAGAGATAGTACAAGGGAAGGCAAAAGATCTGTATCACTCTCCCCCAGAAGAGACACTTCTAGAGAAAACAGAAGATCTCAGTCAAGAGTGAAAGATTCCTCCCCAAGGGAAAAATCCAGGTCCcggagcagagaaagagaaagtgatagAGATGGGCCAAGGAGAGATCGAGATCGAGAAAGGAGAACCAGAAGATGGTCTAGATCCAGATCTCGTTCTAGGTCACCATCAAGATCTAGAACAAAAATTAAGAGTTCATCATTTGGTAGAAATGACAGAGACACTTACTCTCCTCGGTGGAAGGAAAGATGGGCAAATGATGGTTGGAGATGTCCACGAGGAAATGATCGGTACAGAAAGAAtgacccagagaaacagaatgaaaatacaagaaaggaaaaaaatgacagttCAGATGCTGATGATCCAAATTCTGCTGACAAACACAGAAATGACTGTCCCAGTTGggtaacagaaaaaataaattctgggcCTGATCCAAGGACCAGGAATCCAGAAAAGTTAAAAGATTCTcactgggaagaaaacagaaatgaaaattcaggGAATTCTTGGAATAAAAACTTTGGTTCAGGTTGGATGTCTAACCGTGGTAGAGGTAACCGTGGCAGAGGCACTTACAGAGGTGGTTTTGCCTATACAGATCAAAATGAAAATCGGTGGCAAAACCGAAAACCCCTCTCAGGGAATTCAAATAGTTCAGGGAATGAGTCTTTCAAGTTTGTGGAACAACAACCCTATAAACGGAAAAATGAGCAAGAGTTTTCATTTGATACACCAGCAGATAGATCTGGGTGGACATCTGCATCTAGTTGGGCTGTGAGAAAGACTCTACCGGCAGATGTGCAAAACTATTATTCCCGACGAGGGAGGAATTCTTCAGGTCCACAGTCTGGATGGATGAGACAAGAAGAGGAAACAACTGAACAAG atTCTAACCTAAAAGACCAAACAAACCAACATGGAGATGGTTCTCAGCTACCTATAAATATGATGCAGCCACAAATGAATGTAATGCAGCAACAGATGAATGCACAACAGCCTATGAATATCTTCCCATATCCAGTGGGTGTTCATGCTCCTTTGATGAACATCCAGCGCAACCCATTTAACATTCATCCTCAGCTACCCTTGCATCTGCACACAGGCGTGCCTCTCATGCAGGTAGCTGCTCCTACCAGTGTATCTCAGGGACTCCCACcgccaccaccccctcccccaccatgccaACAAGTCAGCTACATTGCTTCACAGCCAGATGGAAAGCAATTGCAG GGTATTCCTAGTGCTTCTCATGTAAGTAACAACATGAGTACACCAGTCTTGCCTGCTCcaacagcagccccaggaaattcGGGAATAGTTCAGGGACCAAGTTCTGGTAATACTTCGTCATCAAGTCACAGCAAATCCTCTAATGCTGCTGTAAAATTGACAGAAAGCAAAGTAAGTGTTACAGTGGAAGCCAGCGCAGATAGCTCGAAGACAGACAAG AAATTACAAATCCAAGAAAAAGCAGCACAGGAGGTAAAATTGGCCATTAAGccattttaccaaaataaagatATCACCAAGGAGGAATATAAAGAGATTGTACGGAAAGCAGTGGATAAA GTTTGTCATAGTAAGAGTGGAGAAGTAAATTCTACTAAAGTGGCAAATCTGGTTAAAGCCTATGTAGACAAATACAAATATTCACGGAAGGGAAGCCAAAAGAAAACTCTGGAAGAACCTGTGTCTACCGAAAAAAACATAGGTTGA